The window CCCGATAGTTTTAGCTCTGCTCTTTGCAATTATGCAACCGGGGCCCCAAACTTTGATAGCCCTCTTGCGAAACTGTAAAGCTCAAGCGTCAGTGGGTTCCCCGCAACTCAAAAGCCACGACAGCTATTGCGGTTTGTGCCAACGAGTGTAAAGGTGTTGTGATGAGGGACACTCCTGCTCTAGGACTCCGCCGTAGATTAAAGAATAAAGCAACATCCGGTGTCGGGAACCGATATGTGACCAACAAGTTCCAGCGTCGTATTGTTGGACCACGAAGCTGCCAATTCTGCGGCAACAACTACTGTGCCGCACCCTTACTGCGGCAATTTGCAAACCAAATGCATGAGAGGATCCTCCCGCGCTCGAACGCCGAGCAGGATCGTCGGTCACAGGGACCAAAGGAAATTGGGTTCCACGACCAAGAGCCACACATGTTGGTCGGGCTGCGAGTGTGGTTATACAACTGCACTTTAGTACTCACCGTCAGCTCCGTAGTTCTATTGGCCTCCTCCAAGCACTCTTGACAACGATGATCATGGTTCGGCAGTTGCATGTGCAGGTCATGTTCTCGCCCGCCTGACATGAATACTATTGGAACCTAGTCGCGCCAGTCACATATCCTTAGCAGGAACTTGCTAGGCCAACTAAAATTCGGCCGCTCGCCCCCCTTCACCCGAAAGGTCTAGGGTATGCGTCTGTAGCCCCCAGAACGCCGCAGGATACTCCATCTACACGAATGGGATGGATACATCCTCCACTCGGGACATCCACTACCAACAAAACTGTTTTGAGTCTGCGGGGACCCCGGACTGTGAGCCAACCATTGCGGATAAGCTAAGCCGGACTTCTGCATGCCGCATTGCCGCGACAAATTCCTCTGGGCGTCATGGCTCTTGACCGGCGAGACATGCATGTGGAAGTAACCCAGCCGACGTGGGACGCCCTGTTGTCGATGTATCCACGACGGAGTTGGGTTCCTTTTCGGGTTGCCGAGAAACCCTTGGCAACGGCGCTGATATTCTTCTATCGTACCAACTGCAGTCTGTCAGCGTTGACTGAGGCGATTGATATTCGGATACCCAGGCGCTGTTCGAGGGGTGAAGCCTCCATCCCGACGGTAGATCGATGGTAGATACAAGAAGACTGGCCCGGACTGCCCGAGCTGGCCTCATTCGTCTGCTCGTTCATTTGTTCTGAAATCTAAGCAGCCATTCCATTTCTGACTCATCACAATCTCAGGCCATTCAATCCGCTGCAGGTGCAACTATTACCATGGGATCGATACCACAAGACATCACCTACGACTTTGTGATCTGCGGGTGAGCCTTTTCGTCATCGGCACTGATCTCCGGAGACGTGCTTCACTATTTCCCAGCAACTGACATTGCTCGTGTAGGGGTGGCACCTCTGGCTGCGTTGTTGCAAGCCGTCTTGCTGAGATCCCCGGGGTCAGTGTCCTGCTCATTGAGGCTGGCGAGCACAATGAGAATCTTGAGAATGTTCACATGGCAGGAGGGTAAGTTTCTCAATCGCATCCTTATGGGTAAGGTTACCAGCCAGTGAAAGGATTGAAACTAAGATATCCCCCCTCCTACCAACAGCTGGTCCCAATTATTCGACAAGGAAACCGACTGGAACGTCATTagcgagaagaagcctgCCGTGAACGACAGGCAGGTGAAGCTTAGCCGTGGCAAGTTCCTTGGCGGTTGTTCCGGTTGCAACGGTACGCTCTGCATCCGCGGCGCAAAGCAGGACTATGATGACTGGGGAGTCGAGGGCTGGGGTGGTGAAGAGTTCTTCAAGTATATGCGCAAGGTCCGTTCATTTACCACCAAGTAAACCAGTTTACCACATCACGTCAGTGTCGCTGCCTTTCACAAGCCCAGAGCTGACTGGTCGTGCAATCATCATAGGCAGAGAACTTCCACGGGAAGTCTTGGTTCAAGGCCTCCAACGACCATGGCACCGACGGCCACCTGAACATCGAACCGCACGACCTCGCTCCTATTTCCAATCTCATCATGGACTCGATGGTCTCCAAGGGGCTTCCACTTGACCACGACATGTTTTCCCACGGCAATAACCCTCATGGGTGCGGACACGCTCCGAGGACGGTGCACAAGGGCCTGCGAAGTACCGCAGCGGACTTTGTCACCAAGGAGAACAAGAGAGACAATCTCCACCTTCTCGTCGAGACGCACGTCGAGAAGGTCCTAATCGAGAACGTGGACGGCCAGCTCAGGGCGACGGGTGTCAGAGCCGTCAAGGCTGACGggtccgtcgtcgagatcaaAGCCCGCAAGGAGGTCATTGTCAGTGGCGGCGCCTACTGCAGTCCCAATATTCTCAACCGATCCGGTCTTGGAGCAAAGTCAGAGCTGGAGGCGTTCGGAATCCCTACTCTGGTCGACTTGCCCGGCGTTGGAAAGAACCTCATGGACCATCTCGTGAGTGCCTCTGTCTGACCATGTCTGCATAAATGACGAGAAACACTGATTTTCGGCTCCTATAGATCGTCTTTATGTTCTACGAGACCGAAAAGGCCGGGCTCACCAACGACCACCACGTCTATCATGGCGACAACTTCGCCAAGACGTACGCTCTCTGGAAAGACCAACAGGCCGGCTTCCTGTCAACCTTTCCTTTCGGAGCTTTTGCCTACGCCCGTCTGGACGAGCGGCTTGCCGACTCGGAGCTGTGGAAAAGCGCACCGCGCGCGCCCGGCCGCGACCCGATGGGCCTGTCACCGAAGCAGCCCAACATCGAGTTCTTCACGACGGAGTGCTACGGCGGGCCGAAACAGTTTGACCAGTTCCCGACTGACGGGAAACATGCCTTCAGCATGATTGCGGAGCTATTCGGGCCCCGGTCTCGAGGCACCGTGTCCCTTCGCAACACCGACGCCAAGACCGTCCCCGTGGTTGATGCCAACTATCTCGCCGACCCACTGGATGTCGAGGTTCTGGCCGAGGCGTGCCGGTTTGGCAACGAGATCATCATGGAAGGCAAGGGCACCAAGGACATTGTCAAGGGCTCGTGGCCGAGCGACTTGGTACACCACAAGTACACTACCCGAGAGGAATGGATTCCTTACGTTCGCGACAATGCGACAACCTGTGAGTGTTTCTTATCACTTAGGAGTAGAGATTCATGTGAACTCGCTGACAATGAGCGTGTAGGCTACCACGCTGCCGGAACCTGTGCCATGGGCAACGCATCCGACCCGAATACTGTCGTCGATCCTTCGCTCACAGTGAAGGGCGTCAAAAGTCTGAGAGTGGCTGACTGTAGTATCATGCCTATCCTCCACGGTGGCCACACGCAGATGCCTGCATACGGAATTGGAGAGAAAGCTGCTGATCTCATCAAGAAAGCATGGAAGTTGTAAAAGCACCAAGTAGTCATAAAACAAAACAGCTTGAGCACAAGACCAAAATATAACAATCTCAGCCTTCTCACTAATTCTATCCTGTTCACTCTCTTTTGAAGACGGGCATCCAATCTAACGGTGCCTCAATCTCAACCCACCTACTACCCTCATAGGTCTCTGATGTACCCTCCAGCAGTGGTTTCCACTTCCCACCAGTCTCAAGAGTAGGAAGATAAACCCTGGCAGTTCTTTTTCCGGGCTCCAACACGGGGCAGATCAAGTACTTGTCGCCAAACATGTACTGCTGGCCAATGGTCCACGTCTCCTTGTCGCCCGGGAACTCGTAGAAGAGCGTCCTCATCACAGGCGTGCCCTTCTCGTGGGCCTCCTTCATCAGGGACCGCGTGTACTCGCGGAGCTCCTCGCGGAGGAACATGTACTTCTTGCAGATCTCGTAGACCTCGGGGCCATACGACCAGACCTCGTTCGGCGCGCCGCTGTGGCAAGTCGCGCCTCCTGTGGTGCCGTGCTGCGGCTGCTCCGGCTCGCGGCACCCGTGGAGACGGAAGACGGGGCAGAACGCACCCCATTGGAACCATCGCACAAACAGCTCGCGGAACTTTTCGTCTATGGGGTCGCCGCCGTGAAAGCCTCCGATGTCCGTAGTCCACCACGGGAGACCGCAGAGGCCCATGTGAAGaccggcggcgacctggtTCCGCAGACTGCCCCAGGACGAGGCGATATCTCCACTCCAGACCAGGGCGCCGTACTGTTGGCTTCCGGCCCACGCGCACCGGATGAGATTGACAATGTTCTCCTGTCCCTCCGCCTCCATGCCCTCGTAAAAAGCGCGCGCGTACTCGACCGGGTAGATGTTGCCGATGGAGACGTTGGACCCCAGGTGGTAGCGGTAGGTGTCGAAGTCGTACACGGTATACTCgggctcggcctcgtcgagccagAAGACGCGGATGCCCTTGTCGTAGTagttcttcttcgccttcttccagacGTAGTCCCTCGCACCAGGGTTGGTCGCGTCGAAGTGGGTGGTGTCACCCTGGAAGTTCATGGCGATCCGGATGCCTCGGTCAGACTGGATAAGGTATCCCTTTTCGACCATCTCGTCCCAGTTCTCGGACTTGTGGTCGACTGTAGGCCAGATCGAGACCATCAGCTCGATCTTGAGCTCTTGCAGCTCCTTGATCATGGCGTCCGGATCGGGCCAGTAGGTTGGGTCGAACTTCCACTCGCCTTGTAGCGGCCAGTGGAAGAAatcgatgacgatgaggtcgATGGGCAGCTCGCGTCTGCGATATTCGCGCGCAACCTCCAGGAGTTCCTCCTGTGTCTGGTATCGGAGCTTGCACTGCCAGAACCCGAGGCCATACTCGGGCATCATGGGGACTTTGCCGGTGGCGTCGGCGTAGGCCTCGACGATCTCTGCTGGTGTGTCGCCCGCTACGATCCAGTAATCAAGGGCCCGGGTGGACTTGGCCTCGAAGCTCATAATGTTGCGACCGAGAATCGCCCTGCCGACGGAGGGATTGTTCCAAAGAAGGCCATACCCCAGTGACGAGACGGCGAACGGCACACTGGCTTGGGAGTTTCTGTGCGCAAGCTCGAGGTCGTGGCCCTTCAGATCCAGGAACGGCTGCTGGTACTGCCCCATGCCGAAaatcttctcctcggcgtcgacgctcTCGAACCTCGCGGTGAGATGGTAGTCGTTGctgttgacgatggcgagaaactcgcgggcctcgacgtcgagggcgctGCACTTGGGGTCCAGGACGTCGCGTCGGTGGCGGGAGTACTCCTCGAGGAGCAAGTCGCCCTTGGAGTTCCACATCATCAGCTTCCCGCCGCGGGTGATGGAGGCCTTGATATTGCCATTGGTGATGGTGCCAGCTttgtcgtcgatggtgatgcCAACTTCCACCTTCTTGGGCTTCAGCAAAGCCCAGTCCTCGGTTGGCATCTCGCGAGCTTTAGTGGCTCGGACTCGGAATGAGTTGGGTCCCCATGCTTCGACCCAGACCTTTTCCGCATCGTAGGTGAAGATCAGCTTTCCATCCTGCTCGTGAAGCCCCATTGTTGACGCCTATACTCGTGCttgcaaaaaaaaaaattggAATGAACAATCGAAGGTGATGGCGGAATGTGACCTTGAGAGACTGGAATGGGGGGTAAGACCGCAGAGACAGCCCGATGAGGGGTACCTATCTGACATGCTTTGCACATTAGATGCGGCTCCTACTTGTAGGTCACAGAGGAAACATACCTGAGGTTGGAGGGGGCCCCTGAGTGCGGAGTTGCTCCTGTTGCTAAGAGCCGATGGATGGGGAGATCGCAGGCCAAGACGATGCCACGACGAGAGCAGATGACATGAAGGCCATCGAATTGGCCACTCGGAAGTCGTGAAAGCCGCCGCGCCGTGTccaccggcggcgttggaAATTCCCCGCATCTTCCCCTCGAAGGATTTGAGTTGAGGGGAAGTCCAATGCATGATTGTCAGTTAAAAAGTTGGAGTCAGGATGGATGCTGTTGGAGATCCACCCCTGCGAAGGAGGTCTTGCATAACGCTGCTGGGACTGCAACAATAGAGATAAATGTTCGGGCTGGACGGAATACGTGATTGATGCCAACCTGTTACTCTACAGCTGCAATTCGAACTCGAGGTATCTCAAGACTAGGTAGGAGACTCCCACTCCCACCTtgctctccatcttctcaGTCATTAAACTCGAacgccgagaccgagactAGCGCATTGCATCTTCAAGTTTGTCTTCCCTTCACTTCTTTTTCACACCAAATGACTCCCTAGTATGTACTCTGTCAATGTCATACGGGTTTCCGTCGTATGACTTCCGCCTCGTGGAGGCAATACTCATCGTTCGTCGCGTATCCTGCCGCCGCACAGAAGAGTCGTCGTCCGAAGATGTCGGGAGATCAGCGGCGTCGCTCGACACAGCCTCGGTGGCTGGACTGTTCTCCGGCTCCTTCTCCGAGGCCGTCCCTTCCCTCAGCCGGGCCATGAAGGCTTCTGACTCCGCGGCAAACTTGCATCGAGCGCGGATCGCCGGGCCGTACTTGTAGAATAGGAACGGAAAGGGCACGCAAGCGAGCGCTAGGAACGCGGGGATCGAGGACGCCCAGTTGGTCCCGAGGTCCTCGTACATGTAGGACGTGAAGAGAGGGAACGCGGCGCCGAAGCAGCTGCGGATGACCGAGCTGGCGGCAAGAACACTCGCTGCGAAGATGGTGTAGGAGTCGATGAGATAATTCATGGTGCTCAAGAAGAGCAGAACCATTCCAAACCCGAAAGGGATGCCGGCGGCAATACTGACGATCCAGTGGATAGACGGGTTGTTCGTCCAAGCAAACCAGAACAGCCCGACGGGAACGGCCACGGACCCAACCATGGCTGATCTGAGGCGCGTCTCTGGAGGCGCAAATCCGCCGTTCTCCTCTTGCACTCGCTGGTACCGACTGTTCTCGGGTATGGTGTACATGATGGCGAAAATCATGCCGACcatgatgccgaggaaggcgagcCCTCCGATTCCTTGCGACCAGCCTCTTCCCTGTTGGTAAACGATCGGGAAAGCAGCGAAGAGCATGTACATGGTCCCGTAGATGATGGCCATGTAAAGCGACAGGAGCAGGACGATGGGCTCACGGAACAACAGGAtccacggcctcgacaaggcgGTCTTGAAGGACTCGGCCAGGCTGATTTTGCCCTGCTCGTGCTCGATCTTGCTGACATAGCACTTCCCTGTCATCTTGGATAGCTTGGCGGCCCGCTGGCGAAGTAGATACGGGGCGTAGGTCTCGGGCACCAACGCCGTGCCCAGAAGCCAGAAGGTCCCCGAGAAGGCGGCCAGGAAACCCATGACCCAGcgccagccggcggcggccccgaGAAACCCGCCGATGATAGGCCCAAGAACGGGTCCCAGGAAGGGCGCTGCCGCGaacaaggccatcgccaggcctctctcggcggccgggaaCAGGTCAGCAATGACACCGCCCGAGTTGGCGAGCGGCGACGATCCGAACGCGCCGGCGAAAAAgcgaaggacgaggagcgtCGTGGCCGAGTCCGCACCGGCGCAACCGGCGTTGAAGGCCGTCAGGACGGCATAGGTGCCGAAAAATAACGACTGGCGCCCAAACAGTTCACTGAGTGGCGCCCAGAGTAGTGGGCCGATGGCAAACCCCAGCACGAAAAGGGAGACGCCCAACGTTGCAACTTCCTGGGAGACCCCGAACTCCTCGATTATCTGGCGTATACCGCCTGTGTAGGCGGAGGAAAGGAGGGCCACCGCCAACGTGGTCAAGGAGACCATCATGGTAATAAACCATTTGGTCGTCTTGCTGAACAGCATAGGGTTTCTGGGGTCGTGGGGAATCCATTGCACCAAGAAAGGGTCGGCTTCGGTCCCCGACCCTGGATATGGATAGGCGGCAACTTCTGGCGTGATCCCTGCTTGGTCGTAGACTATGCGCCAGTATGGAATCTTCGTGTGGGCGGGATGCTCGCCGGCTTCCTTGACCGGTACTTCGGTCTTGTCTTGCGCCATCGCGCGTGGCAGATTCCGGGATAGACAGTCGTCGAGTTGGAAGACTAAGGGCACATGCAGAAGTGATGGATTAGAAGAAACCGTTTAATAAAAGTacgagggaagggaaagtGCCAAGAAAAAAATAAGGCGAGCCACAGGGGAACTCCAAGGGAATAAGACGGGTAGGATGCTATTTGTAGCTGCTTGATAAAATTCCGCCAGTGGTCAGACTCAGACCACCAGCAAGGGGATGACGAAATGCACAACATCACCGGGCCACAAAATGTGACAACCCGACCGGCTTTACCGGTGGGAACCAGATGCTGAATCCCGTCTCGCGCTTACCCACTCGCCGCCCGTTTTCCCTTTAGCTTCATGTTCGGGGTGACATTTTGCAAGTTTAGTTGTCTGATTACGTCTAGATCGAGTGACGAGAACTCCAACTTGCGCTTTCACAATCGATCCAACCCTGCTGGGATGGGAATTGTTGACTTTCACGGAAGTCTGATACAGTTCCCAGTGCAAGTGGCCAAAACGTGGCATGCTTGAAGTTAGAGGCCCCTGGCCAAGTTTTCTCAAGCGATCGGCAAAGAAAGGAACTGCGCTTTGGACCAGACCAACTCCGTCCGACAAGGGCCTAACTCCGGGCTCGGCAACTCGAGGGTGTGGCACAGCAATGCAGCTTCCGCCAAGTGTTCATAAAATCATGCATCACCAATTAGTCACCAGGTCACTAGCATTTGGCTTCCATAACACCCGACTCACTGCATGTTGGCCTCACCGAGTCCCTAGGGGGTTTGACTTTAGATGTTGACAGAAACTCCCAGCCTGACTGATGATTAAGACGAAGTTTTTATTGGATGAACCTGATAGATGATAGGCCATTGGATATGGACACGGATAAggttcttgtcgtcgtcacATCAACTCTCGAGCCTTGTTATTTCTCATCCCCAACTGGCCGAGATTGCGGTTGCAGTTTACCAGAGTCGGCTTCCCTCAAGTTTCCATACTGGTGTTGGATGCGCCAGGATACCCTTAATTAAACAGCCTTGTGCGCCAGGCGCAGCGGATGTCAGAAGTGTCGATAAACCCTGGACAGAGCAACTTGCTCTTAAACCGACAGGTCACCCTCGGCTGCTGATCGGTCGTGTCACCTCAAGATGTGTAGTGTGTGCCGCGGGTCAAAGCTTAATGCAATGCACAAACCTGCATAAACTTGCACAAGTGCCCTGGGCCCGGGACGGCGCCCTTCCGGAGGATTTGCATAACTCGCGGAGTCACAACCGGCCCCGGGTCGGACTTAAAGCACAGTCCGGGGCCAACACCCACTGAGTGCAACAGCTGACCATTTGGCTAATCTAAGCTTACAATCGAGGCCAGCTTGCattctcttttctttttctcggCCTAAGCCTCATTCGTCACATTGAGACGGATTTCCAATGCTGCGCGTCCGTGCATGATGAGACTCTCCTACTGATGTCGACGTGTAACCTCCTGTTAGCTACCAAAGCAGAGTCGATGAGGAACAGGCTTCTGCCACCGGCCAGTTGTCAAACTCCGTCAACAGCCTCATTGGGCTTCTCATTTACTGTATTCGAACGTTCCTTGCATTCAAACTTTGGGTTTTTTGTATCTTTCTTTGCATTTCCGTGCAATTGTTGCGAAATAGCGCTGATGTGCCCAATCTGCTCGTCCCTGGTTGGCGTGGTCCTCGGATGCTATTTGTTTCAAGCCAATAATAGCGTGTTTTGTCGTAGGATCTGCCGTAGACAGCATGATGCCAAGTACACCCTGGACGAAACCAGAATGGGCACTGAAGGCTCGCTGCCGACTCAGGCCCGCCCTTGATGACTGTTAGAGAATATGGTTTCCCGCTTGACGTTCCCGCTTGACACAATCTACGCCGCAGCTCTAGGAATATACTTCATATCACCGATTGCTAACAGACAGAACGCGGTGTCACTCTTCCATCTTTGCAACGGAAGCGCTGGATTGTATTGTTGGGAGTCAACTTTACAGGGGTTAAGATAGTCACTATAAAGTTGAAGCTGACAATGAGTAGATATGTACTTTTGGAAGTGACCAGATCTGGAAACAATGATCTCGTCAGCGCCTTCCGGTAGAGGACTGGGGAAAGTTAGTTCCTTCCTGTTCTGTGGTTTAGGATAGATTGGAGCTTCAGTTCTTGCTTCAAatttcttcctccttttcttcATCACAACACTGACTGAACCGCATTGTGAACCTTCTCACAACGGACAGACAACTTACTTCAGCAACAATTACAGAGTCTGAAACACCATCATATCGACTACTGGCTGCCCCAAAGTCTACGAGAATCATAGCCCCTACAAAGGATCCAGAGCCAGATCGACCCTCGACACGCAACCATATCGCGCCCAGCGATCCCCATGTGAGTGTCTTGTGAGCTCAAGAGCGCGCCCGGCACTGAACAAACCGGGACTAGGTCATGAACTCCGCTACGAGAAAGGAACCTGGCGACATGCCTCACAGCAAGGCAAATGCAGTAGAGCATAACCTCAACAACAAGTGCAACGAGGTCGACAACAAGCGGAACGAACATATCGCCGTGAACATCAAGAGCGAAGACGGAGACAGCAGCACCATCAACGACAACACCAAACCGAAACCGCCCCAACCCCCGGCAAAGAAGTGCACCAACCCCAAGTGCAAGGTCATGACATGCGAGGACGCGGAATGCAAGCCGATCGCAGGAACCAAGCGCAAAAACGAAACTGAAGACAGCAacccggcgccggtgaagaAGGATAAAACTTCCCACGGACTCATCCACATCACCGCTTCGATGTTTAACAGCTGCCAGGCGCCGCTCCAATACTGGAACTACCCACCCAGTACAGAAGGTCGCCTTCACAAACGACATTTGTCCGCGTTGGATTTAGCGACCAGGGTCTTCAACCACGAcctcgccaacatcgtcTTTGCCTGGGGTGAGAAGCACGATATCATGGCTATGCTCTTCCAGACTCCAACGTCGACGCAACTCAGCGGCGATATTTCTTCAT is drawn from Colletotrichum destructivum chromosome 6, complete sequence and contains these coding sequences:
- a CDS encoding Putative major facilitator superfamily, MFS transporter superfamily — protein: MAQDKTEVPVKEAGEHPAHTKIPYWRIVYDQAGITPEVAAYPYPGSGTEADPFLVQWIPHDPRNPMLFSKTTKWFITMMVSLTTLAVALLSSAYTGGIRQIIEEFGVSQEVATLGVSLFVLGFAIGPLLWAPLSELFGRQSLFFGTYAVLTAFNAGCAGADSATTLLVLRFFAGAFGSSPLANSGGVIADLFPAAERGLAMALFAAAPFLGPVLGPIIGGFLGAAAGWRWVMGFLAAFSGTFWLLGTALVPETYAPYLLRQRAAKLSKMTGKCYVSKIEHEQGKISLAESFKTALSRPWILLFREPIVLLLSLYMAIIYGTMYMLFAAFPIVYQQGRGWSQGIGGLAFLGIMVGMIFAIMYTIPENSRYQRVQEENGGFAPPETRLRSAMVGSVAVPVGLFWFAWTNNPSIHWIVSIAAGIPFGFGMVLLFLSTMNYLIDSYTIFAASVLAASSVIRSCFGAAFPLFTSYMYEDLGTNWASSIPAFLALACVPFPFLFYKYGPAIRARCKFAAESEAFMARLREGTASEKEPENSPATEAVSSDAADLPTSSDDDSSVRRQDTRRTMSIASTRRKSYDGNPYDIDRVHTRESFGVKKK
- a CDS encoding Putative glucose-methanol-choline oxidoreductase, FAD/NAD(P)-binding domain superfamily, translated to MGSIPQDITYDFVICGGGTSGCVVASRLAEIPGVSVLLIEAGEHNENLENVHMAGGWSQLFDKETDWNVISEKKPAVNDRQVKLSRGKFLGGCSGCNGTLCIRGAKQDYDDWGVEGWGGEEFFKYMRKAENFHGKSWFKASNDHGTDGHLNIEPHDLAPISNLIMDSMVSKGLPLDHDMFSHGNNPHGCGHAPRTVHKGLRSTAADFVTKENKRDNLHLLVETHVEKVLIENVDGQLRATGVRAVKADGSVVEIKARKEVIVSGGAYCSPNILNRSGLGAKSELEAFGIPTLVDLPGVGKNLMDHLIVFMFYETEKAGLTNDHHVYHGDNFAKTYALWKDQQAGFLSTFPFGAFAYARLDERLADSELWKSAPRAPGRDPMGLSPKQPNIEFFTTECYGGPKQFDQFPTDGKHAFSMIAELFGPRSRGTVSLRNTDAKTVPVVDANYLADPLDVEVLAEACRFGNEIIMEGKGTKDIVKGSWPSDLVHHKYTTREEWIPYVRDNATTCECFLSLRSRDSCELADNERVGYHAAGTCAMGNASDPNTVVDPSLTVKGVKSLRVADCSIMPILHGGHTQMPAYGIGEKAADLIKKAWKL
- a CDS encoding Putative glycoside hydrolase family 31, galactose mutarotase-like domain superfamily: MGLHEQDGKLIFTYDAEKVWVEAWGPNSFRVRATKAREMPTEDWALLKPKKVEVGITIDDKAGTITNGNIKASITRGGKLMMWNSKGDLLLEEYSRHRRDVLDPKCSALDVEAREFLAIVNSNDYHLTARFESVDAEEKIFGMGQYQQPFLDLKGHDLELAHRNSQASVPFAVSSLGYGLLWNNPSVGRAILGRNIMSFEAKSTRALDYWIVAGDTPAEIVEAYADATGKVPMMPEYGLGFWQCKLRYQTQEELLEVAREYRRRELPIDLIVIDFFHWPLQGEWKFDPTYWPDPDAMIKELQELKIELMVSIWPTVDHKSENWDEMVEKGYLIQSDRGIRIAMNFQGDTTHFDATNPGARDYVWKKAKKNYYDKGIRVFWLDEAEPEYTVYDFDTYRYHLGSNVSIGNIYPVEYARAFYEGMEAEGQENIVNLIRCAWAGSQQYGALVWSGDIASSWGSLRNQVAAGLHMGLCGLPWWTTDIGGFHGGDPIDEKFRELFVRWFQWGAFCPVFRLHGCREPEQPQHGTTGGATCHSGAPNEVWSYGPEVYEICKKYMFLREELREYTRSLMKEAHEKGTPVMRTLFYEFPGDKETWTIGQQYMFGDKYLICPVLEPGKRTARVYLPTLETGGKWKPLLEGTSETYEGSRWVEIEAPLDWMPVFKRE